One part of the Sorangiineae bacterium MSr11954 genome encodes these proteins:
- a CDS encoding phytanoyl-CoA dioxygenase family protein has translation MPHPSGLSAAQIDQFISDGFIRVDEAFPRDLADACRRILWLATGCMEDDPSTWTRPVVRIDQIPNPLFRDAANTPTLCASYDALVGPGRWLPRGGLGTFPIRFPSAEDPGDCGWHIDVSFGAEGEADFMKWRANLASKGRALLMLFLFSDTGEDDAPTRIRVGSHLDIARRLAPHGEAGLTLGELASTQFAESAHRPEARATGPAGTVYLCHPFLVHAAQPHRGRSPRFLAQPPLLPRVPLDPLRPEREASPVERAIQLALTT, from the coding sequence ATGCCTCATCCTAGCGGGCTGTCCGCAGCGCAGATCGATCAATTCATTTCAGACGGCTTCATTCGGGTCGACGAAGCCTTTCCTCGTGATCTCGCCGACGCGTGCCGTCGGATCTTGTGGCTCGCCACCGGCTGCATGGAGGACGATCCCTCGACGTGGACACGTCCCGTCGTACGCATCGACCAAATCCCGAACCCTCTTTTCCGTGACGCGGCCAACACACCAACGTTGTGCGCCTCCTACGATGCGCTCGTGGGTCCAGGGCGGTGGCTCCCCCGCGGCGGCCTCGGCACATTCCCAATCCGCTTCCCATCCGCGGAGGATCCAGGCGACTGCGGCTGGCACATCGACGTAAGCTTCGGCGCCGAGGGCGAGGCCGACTTCATGAAGTGGCGCGCGAACCTCGCCTCGAAGGGGCGCGCGCTGCTCATGCTGTTCCTCTTCTCCGACACCGGCGAGGACGACGCACCGACCCGTATCCGCGTGGGCTCGCACCTCGACATCGCCCGCCGGCTCGCTCCCCACGGCGAGGCGGGGCTGACCCTCGGCGAGCTCGCAAGCACGCAGTTCGCCGAGTCGGCCCACCGCCCCGAGGCACGGGCGACAGGACCTGCCGGCACGGTGTACCTGTGCCACCCCTTCCTCGTGCATGCGGCGCAGCCCCATCGAGGGCGCTCCCCGCGCTTCCTCGCTCAACCGCCGTTGCTGCCCCGCGTGCCGCTGGATCCCCTGCGACCGGAGCGCGAGGCGTCCCCCGTCGAGCGCGCGATCCAGCTCGCGCTGACGACCTAA
- a CDS encoding antibiotic biosynthesis monooxygenase: MSLLVQIELKVKTDEAEFLRVARALASAAATEPGTLRYQWYITQKPGHYSIIEEYTDADAAEAHNNHVGPLLGELFALVDLVSASFYGELNPYIRDWIAGREGISVHKPL, encoded by the coding sequence ATGAGTCTTCTCGTGCAGATTGAGCTCAAAGTAAAGACCGACGAAGCCGAGTTCCTGCGGGTGGCGCGGGCATTGGCATCCGCCGCCGCGACCGAGCCGGGAACCTTGCGCTACCAGTGGTACATCACGCAAAAACCCGGTCACTATTCGATCATCGAGGAATACACCGACGCCGACGCGGCCGAAGCCCACAACAACCATGTGGGCCCCTTGCTCGGCGAACTTTTTGCGTTGGTCGATTTGGTATCGGCATCGTTCTACGGCGAGCTCAATCCCTACATACGCGACTGGATCGCCGGCCGCGAGGGGATCTCGGTCCACAAGCCGTTGTAA
- a CDS encoding FAD-dependent monooxygenase gives MHDESGRSGAVATHAVVIAGGGPTGSMLAAELALSGVDVAIVERREDQDLASSRAGGLHARTIEVLDQRGVAERFLSQGQTTQIASFAQEIPLDIRDFPTRHNYGLALWQNHIERILAEWVSELAVPTYRGRAVTGFAQDPDGVDVALEGGRSMRAKYLVGCDGGRSLVRKSAGIDFPGWDPSTSYLIGEVAMSEEPAWGLRRDDKGVYGIGKLEDAKGARVVLREEHVRRGDEPTLQDLREALIALYGTDYGLHSAAYVSRFTDMARQAASYRDRRVLLAGDAAHVHSPVGGQGLNTGVQDAVNLGWKLAQVVTGTSPESLLDTYHAERHPVGARVLRTTLALTALNRGDERTLALREMMSGVLRLDEPRKQCAAMMSGLDIHYDFGTGHPLLGRRMPDLDLLTAGGSRRVFTLLHEARPVLLNLGEPGALDIAPWANRVRQLDARYTGMWELPVLGAVAAPTAVLIRPDGHVAWVGDGTDQGLRDALATWFGPPTAP, from the coding sequence ATGCACGATGAATCCGGACGCAGTGGGGCGGTGGCAACGCACGCGGTGGTGATCGCAGGAGGAGGTCCGACGGGCTCGATGTTGGCGGCCGAGTTGGCGCTCTCGGGGGTCGACGTCGCCATCGTCGAGCGGCGCGAAGACCAGGACCTCGCGAGCTCGCGCGCGGGCGGTTTGCACGCACGCACCATCGAGGTGCTCGATCAGCGAGGGGTCGCCGAGCGCTTTCTTTCGCAGGGGCAAACGACGCAGATCGCCTCCTTCGCGCAGGAGATCCCGCTCGACATCCGCGACTTTCCGACGCGCCACAACTACGGGCTCGCGCTCTGGCAGAACCACATCGAGCGCATCTTGGCCGAGTGGGTCTCCGAGCTGGCCGTGCCGACGTACCGCGGACGTGCGGTCACGGGTTTTGCGCAGGACCCCGACGGCGTCGACGTCGCGCTCGAAGGCGGCCGATCGATGCGGGCGAAGTACCTGGTGGGGTGCGACGGAGGTCGCAGTCTCGTTCGCAAGAGCGCAGGCATCGATTTCCCAGGATGGGATCCGTCGACCAGCTACTTGATTGGCGAGGTCGCGATGTCCGAAGAGCCGGCGTGGGGCCTCCGGCGGGATGACAAAGGCGTTTATGGTATTGGCAAATTGGAGGACGCGAAGGGTGCGCGGGTCGTGCTGCGCGAAGAGCATGTCCGCCGGGGCGACGAGCCGACCCTGCAGGATCTCCGCGAGGCGCTCATCGCCCTTTACGGGACGGATTACGGACTTCACAGCGCCGCATACGTCTCCCGGTTTACCGATATGGCCCGGCAGGCGGCGTCGTACCGAGACCGACGGGTTCTCTTGGCCGGCGACGCGGCGCACGTGCATTCCCCCGTGGGCGGACAGGGGCTCAACACCGGTGTGCAGGATGCCGTGAACTTGGGATGGAAGCTCGCCCAGGTGGTCACCGGAACGTCACCCGAGAGCCTCTTGGACACGTACCATGCCGAGCGACACCCCGTCGGTGCCCGCGTGCTCCGCACGACCCTGGCGCTCACCGCGCTCAACCGGGGCGACGAGCGTACCCTGGCCTTGCGCGAGATGATGTCCGGGGTGCTGCGGCTGGACGAGCCCCGCAAGCAATGCGCTGCGATGATGTCGGGCCTCGACATTCATTACGACTTCGGCACGGGGCACCCGCTGCTGGGGCGCCGCATGCCCGATCTCGACCTGCTCACCGCGGGCGGCTCGCGGCGCGTGTTCACCCTGCTGCACGAGGCTCGACCGGTATTGCTCAATCTGGGCGAGCCTGGCGCCCTCGACATCGCTCCATGGGCGAATCGAGTTCGGCAGCTCGACGCGCGCTACACGGGTATGTGGGAGCTCCCCGTGCTCGGTGCGGTCGCGGCCCCCACCGCCGTATTGATCCGGCCCGACGGACATGTCGCCTGGGTCGGAGACGGCACGGATCAGGGTCTCCGCGACGCCCTCGCTACCTGGTTCGGACCTCCCACCGCGCCATAG
- a CDS encoding S41 family peptidase — protein MMGRRIDPKWLRRGILLVAVGAAAHLFTKQDTPRLVAGEVPREDPCAGFGGYFEGKGKSDAWGEFDITVNLRCKGDAFEGDVFAGPAAPIVRAVPNGRHIEIAFGAGGQDKLDVEADGEALRGRIFADGESADIALTRRGDGRPPPHLDSNADQWREDLRFLAAELPKRHAAPFAFMKRDAYEAAIADLERKLPESNGDAAFVGLNRIANGVGDGHTYIRNPPGSPLFAIKVRRFGDDYRLVAVGQENASARGARIVRIDGKPMAEVRELLWSLTPADENPSLREERLFDLLESGLALHGAGVLAARDRATFALEDGSGRAFEAVFRATEAKATAWAFDHAPLYRQRPDETFWFEWLPAPHSRVLYCSFRKYADLERHGAALMRAIDERKPEKLIIDLRLNHGGNFIEGVKYIVAPLAQRPLVNRKGHLFVLVGAETFSAAMSNASHFRAMTAATLVGQPIGEKPNSYQEPSEVKLPNSGLVLRYSTRFYAFLPGLADGGVSGVVNIPPEGKNVILPDRIIDTSWADFEAGRDPVLAGVLEAHGASSRFPASP, from the coding sequence ATGATGGGCCGTCGAATCGATCCGAAGTGGCTGCGCCGCGGCATCCTGCTCGTGGCGGTGGGCGCGGCCGCGCACCTTTTCACGAAGCAGGACACGCCGCGCCTCGTCGCCGGCGAGGTGCCCCGCGAGGATCCGTGCGCGGGCTTTGGCGGCTATTTCGAAGGGAAGGGGAAGAGTGACGCCTGGGGCGAATTCGATATCACCGTGAACCTGCGGTGCAAAGGCGATGCGTTCGAAGGCGATGTCTTCGCGGGGCCGGCGGCGCCGATCGTCCGAGCCGTGCCGAATGGGCGGCACATCGAAATCGCGTTCGGCGCCGGCGGCCAGGACAAGCTCGACGTGGAGGCGGATGGGGAAGCGCTTCGGGGGCGCATCTTCGCCGACGGCGAATCCGCGGACATCGCGCTGACGCGCAGGGGCGATGGTCGGCCCCCGCCGCACCTCGATTCGAACGCGGACCAATGGCGCGAGGATCTCCGCTTCCTCGCCGCCGAGCTCCCCAAGCGGCACGCCGCGCCGTTCGCCTTCATGAAGCGCGACGCATACGAAGCCGCCATCGCCGACCTCGAGCGCAAGCTGCCCGAGTCGAACGGCGATGCCGCGTTCGTCGGCTTGAACCGCATCGCCAATGGGGTCGGCGACGGCCACACCTACATCCGCAATCCGCCCGGCTCTCCGCTCTTTGCGATAAAGGTGCGACGCTTTGGCGACGATTACCGGTTGGTCGCCGTCGGCCAAGAAAACGCATCGGCCCGGGGCGCGCGCATCGTACGCATCGATGGAAAACCCATGGCCGAGGTGAGGGAGCTCCTTTGGTCGCTCACCCCCGCCGACGAAAATCCGAGCCTCCGCGAGGAGCGCCTCTTCGATCTGCTCGAGAGCGGCCTGGCGCTCCATGGAGCCGGTGTGCTGGCGGCGCGCGATCGCGCCACATTCGCCCTCGAGGATGGCTCCGGCCGTGCCTTCGAGGCCGTCTTTCGGGCCACGGAGGCGAAGGCGACCGCGTGGGCCTTCGACCATGCGCCGCTCTACCGCCAGAGGCCGGACGAGACGTTTTGGTTCGAGTGGCTCCCCGCGCCGCATTCTCGTGTTCTGTATTGCAGCTTTCGCAAGTACGCCGATCTGGAGCGCCATGGTGCGGCGCTGATGAGGGCCATCGACGAACGAAAGCCCGAAAAGCTGATCATCGATCTGCGCCTGAATCATGGCGGCAACTTCATCGAGGGCGTGAAGTATATCGTCGCGCCCCTCGCGCAGCGGCCGCTCGTCAATCGAAAGGGCCATTTGTTCGTCTTGGTCGGCGCCGAGACCTTCTCCGCCGCCATGAGCAACGCTTCGCACTTTCGCGCGATGACGGCGGCCACCTTGGTCGGACAACCCATCGGCGAGAAGCCGAACAGCTACCAAGAGCCGAGCGAGGTCAAGCTGCCCAACTCCGGCCTGGTCCTGCGCTACTCCACCCGCTTCTATGCGTTTCTTCCGGGCCTCGCCGACGGCGGTGTCTCGGGGGTGGTGAACATTCCTCCCGAAGGAAAGAACGTGATCCTCCCCGATCGGATCATCGACACCTCGTGGGCCGACTTCGAGGCCGGGCGCGATCCGGTGCTCGCCGGGGTGCTCGAGGCGCACGGCGCGTCAAGCCGCTTCCCCGCGAGCCCGTAA
- a CDS encoding LysR family transcriptional regulator, protein MLDTEELLVFTRIVATQSLARAATELRLPRATVSRRLAGLEAKLGVRLLARTTRSMAVTDAGRELLRHAHLVVDAAIAAEASVRRRDDDIRGDVRVSLGRASAAALADVLADFIVAHPTVRLLVHVSDRSVDLQRDGIDVAIRASAKIAPGLVARRLAPARLVAAAAPSYLARYGAPTSLRDLKEHRCLLGLDARMKPRTHWPAGKRTVAVRGAVHSDDPHLLTQLCVRGLGIALLPNRLADPHIQRGELAVVLADRLRVDGAIFLVYGERTMMPPQLRAFVDWIRARAPAVLRARGEAA, encoded by the coding sequence ATGCTGGACACGGAAGAACTGCTCGTCTTCACCCGGATCGTGGCGACGCAATCGCTCGCGCGCGCCGCGACCGAGCTCCGGTTGCCGCGCGCCACCGTCAGCCGCCGCCTCGCCGGGCTGGAGGCGAAGCTCGGTGTCCGCCTCCTCGCCCGCACCACCCGGTCCATGGCGGTCACGGACGCCGGCCGCGAGCTCCTCCGCCACGCCCACCTCGTCGTCGACGCCGCGATCGCGGCCGAGGCGAGCGTCCGCCGCCGCGACGACGACATTCGAGGCGATGTGCGGGTCTCGCTCGGCCGTGCCAGCGCGGCCGCGCTCGCAGACGTGCTCGCCGACTTCATCGTCGCCCATCCAACGGTGCGCCTGCTCGTGCACGTGTCCGACCGCAGTGTCGACCTCCAACGCGACGGCATCGACGTCGCCATCCGCGCGAGCGCGAAGATCGCCCCCGGGCTCGTCGCGCGACGGCTCGCGCCCGCGCGCCTCGTCGCCGCCGCCGCGCCGAGCTACCTCGCGCGCTACGGAGCCCCGACGTCGCTCCGCGATCTCAAGGAACATCGTTGCCTCCTCGGCCTCGACGCGCGGATGAAGCCGCGCACGCACTGGCCCGCGGGCAAGCGCACGGTCGCCGTGCGCGGAGCGGTCCATTCCGACGATCCGCACCTGCTCACGCAGCTCTGCGTGCGCGGGCTCGGGATCGCGCTCCTGCCGAACCGTCTGGCCGATCCGCACATCCAGCGCGGGGAGCTGGCCGTCGTGCTCGCGGATCGACTCCGGGTCGATGGCGCCATCTTTCTCGTCTACGGCGAGCGCACCATGATGCCGCCGCAGCTCCGCGCGTTCGTCGACTGGATCCGCGCGCGCGCCCCGGCCGTCTTACGGGCTCGCGGGGAAGCGGCTTGA